In a single window of the Pseudodesulfovibrio profundus genome:
- a CDS encoding TAXI family TRAP transporter solute-binding subunit has product MKRILILVLALAVVLGMAFTAQAKKRYVFGGGPAGGTFQTVANGIQVYGPIKSNPNFSVKAQSSGGSVENLRTTNAGRVAFSTVYAGEVFLGRNGKMKNDPRKYENVLVVGYLYGAPAQLVVREGSGITSAKDLAGKKVGVGNAGSGAFANCERFFTHLGIWDKIERNAMGYNDAAQAFGNEQLDAFWLLTAFPSGAVIMAAQTNDINLIDLGKDAADSGYFEEYPYFGKLTIPAGTYRGVDKDTPSFFDSALLVANAKVNPDHVYELMSAVWSEEGLKHMVGQKKTFKAMSVADGLKGVNPAATPLHPGAIKFWKEKGVLK; this is encoded by the coding sequence GTTCACTGCTCAAGCCAAAAAACGTTACGTCTTCGGCGGCGGCCCCGCCGGTGGAACATTTCAGACTGTTGCCAACGGCATTCAGGTTTACGGTCCTATTAAGAGTAATCCCAACTTTTCGGTCAAGGCCCAGTCTTCCGGTGGTTCCGTTGAGAACCTGCGTACCACCAACGCTGGACGCGTGGCGTTTTCCACTGTCTACGCCGGTGAGGTTTTCCTTGGTCGCAACGGCAAGATGAAGAACGACCCGCGCAAGTATGAAAACGTACTGGTCGTCGGTTATTTGTACGGTGCTCCGGCCCAGCTCGTTGTTCGTGAAGGTTCCGGTATTACATCCGCCAAGGACCTGGCCGGCAAGAAAGTCGGTGTCGGCAATGCCGGTTCCGGTGCGTTTGCCAACTGTGAGCGCTTTTTCACCCACCTGGGCATCTGGGATAAGATCGAACGAAACGCCATGGGCTACAACGACGCTGCTCAGGCCTTCGGTAACGAACAGCTCGACGCCTTCTGGCTGCTGACCGCCTTCCCGTCCGGTGCGGTTATAATGGCTGCCCAGACCAACGATATCAATCTCATCGACCTCGGCAAGGATGCCGCTGATTCCGGGTACTTCGAAGAATACCCCTACTTCGGCAAGCTGACCATTCCCGCCGGTACCTACCGTGGCGTCGACAAGGACACCCCGTCCTTCTTTGACTCCGCGCTGCTGGTTGCCAATGCCAAGGTCAATCCCGACCACGTATACGAACTCATGTCTGCCGTCTGGTCCGAAGAAGGCCTGAAGCACATGGTCGGCCAGAAGAAGACCTTCAAGGCCATGTCCGTTGCTGACGGTCTCAAGGGCGTCAATCCTGCTGCCACTCCGTTGCACCCCGGTGCGATCAAGTTCTGGAAGGAAAAAGGCGTTCTCAAGTAG
- a CDS encoding TRAP transporter permease, with the protein MYEKLSKLEQFLFDFLSVGMVLFYSWSAVFEPAATQYHRGVYVIVTYFLVFMIYQSKGIFRIIDYLLMAASVVTVGYWIMNFEAINYRTGIETEVDQWMAMVGVLIGVELARRVVGNVFVIIGVAMLLFGMYGEQMPELVAHAGATFPELCTSIFYRSDGVFGIMANVLATYIILFVLFGAFLERCGAQRFFIDFPLAAVGHKIGGPAKVSVIASGLFGSISGSAIANTVSTGAFTIPMMKKAGFKPHVAGGIEPAASIGGMFMPPIMGAGGFIMAEMTGLPYSHIMLVAIFPAIMYFFSVFVMVHYEAKKDNVVGERYKYSAMEIFRNEWLYTLPLVGITIFMLAGYSPGYSAIIGLAICVGLSFKDGDNGIDPTLLCVMSFMVLCPWLVKMIGYVGGEEAVAAVKPFLSGRILLLYGLIAAAALFAYRRQTLSGMKSEMNEFVIAARMGTINSLKIGATVGVIGIIIGVLTYSGLVLTFADIVIELAHGSLVATILLIALASLVLGMGVPVTAAYLITAVVAVPALTHLGVNEVAAHMIVYWLSQDSNITPPVCIAAFAGATIAKANMWKTAFTSFKFAKFLYLAPFLFAYIPAFSLSASPTQIAIWFSIITVCVFVYAWFLSGIWFAPLRRMLGGSPA; encoded by the coding sequence ATGTATGAAAAATTAAGTAAACTAGAGCAATTCCTTTTCGACTTCCTGTCGGTGGGCATGGTCCTGTTCTATTCATGGTCCGCCGTCTTTGAACCTGCAGCAACCCAGTACCATCGCGGGGTGTACGTGATCGTCACGTATTTTCTCGTCTTCATGATTTACCAATCCAAGGGCATATTCCGCATCATCGATTATCTGCTGATGGCAGCGTCGGTGGTGACGGTCGGCTATTGGATAATGAATTTTGAGGCCATCAACTATCGGACCGGGATCGAAACCGAAGTGGATCAGTGGATGGCCATGGTCGGAGTGCTCATCGGTGTCGAGCTGGCTCGACGCGTTGTCGGCAACGTGTTTGTCATCATCGGCGTCGCCATGCTTCTCTTTGGCATGTATGGCGAGCAGATGCCCGAACTCGTCGCCCATGCCGGGGCTACGTTCCCCGAGTTGTGCACGTCCATCTTCTATCGGTCGGACGGTGTCTTCGGTATCATGGCGAACGTGCTTGCCACCTACATCATCCTGTTCGTGCTCTTTGGCGCGTTTCTGGAACGATGCGGTGCGCAGCGGTTCTTCATCGATTTCCCGCTGGCAGCGGTGGGCCACAAGATCGGTGGCCCGGCCAAGGTGTCGGTCATCGCATCGGGTTTGTTCGGTTCCATCTCCGGCTCGGCCATCGCCAATACGGTTTCAACCGGTGCATTCACCATCCCGATGATGAAGAAGGCCGGATTCAAACCGCATGTGGCGGGTGGTATCGAACCCGCGGCATCCATTGGTGGCATGTTCATGCCCCCGATTATGGGCGCGGGTGGGTTCATCATGGCGGAGATGACCGGCCTGCCGTATTCGCACATCATGCTGGTCGCCATTTTCCCGGCGATCATGTACTTCTTCTCGGTTTTCGTCATGGTTCATTACGAAGCCAAGAAGGACAACGTGGTGGGTGAGCGGTACAAATACTCGGCTATGGAGATTTTCCGCAACGAATGGCTGTACACACTGCCGTTGGTCGGTATCACCATCTTCATGCTGGCCGGATATTCTCCGGGATATTCCGCCATCATCGGGCTGGCTATCTGTGTCGGCCTGTCGTTCAAGGATGGGGACAATGGTATTGATCCCACATTGCTGTGCGTCATGTCGTTCATGGTGCTGTGTCCGTGGCTGGTCAAAATGATTGGATACGTCGGAGGCGAGGAGGCCGTGGCTGCGGTCAAGCCGTTCCTGTCCGGTCGTATCCTGCTTTTGTACGGTTTGATCGCTGCAGCCGCGCTGTTTGCCTATCGCCGTCAGACATTGTCGGGGATGAAGAGTGAAATGAACGAGTTCGTCATTGCCGCGCGCATGGGAACCATCAACTCACTGAAGATCGGCGCCACGGTCGGCGTTATCGGTATCATTATCGGCGTGCTGACCTATTCCGGTCTGGTGCTGACTTTTGCTGATATCGTTATCGAGCTGGCCCATGGGTCATTGGTCGCCACCATCTTGCTCATCGCACTGGCCTCGCTGGTGCTGGGTATGGGCGTGCCGGTCACCGCAGCCTATTTGATCACGGCGGTTGTGGCGGTTCCTGCCTTGACCCACCTTGGTGTCAACGAAGTCGCTGCACACATGATCGTCTATTGGCTGTCGCAGGATTCCAATATCACGCCGCCGGTCTGTATCGCTGCATTCGCCGGGGCGACCATTGCCAAGGCCAATATGTGGAAGACGGCGTTCACCTCGTTCAAGTTCGCCAAGTTCCTGTATCTGGCCCCGTTCCTGTTTGCGTATATTCCGGCATTCTCACTGTCGGCATCCCCAACACAGATAGCGATTTGGTTCTCGATAATCACGGTTTGTGTTTTTGTGTACGCATGGTTCCTCAGTGGAATATGGTTCGCGCCTCTCAGGCGAATGCTTGGGGGTTCTCCTGCATAA